In one Sphingomonas hankookensis genomic region, the following are encoded:
- the murB gene encoding UDP-N-acetylmuramate dehydrogenase, with product MTLPPVRGKLTANAPLAPLVWFKAGGAAEWLFEPADTDDLCNFLRALDPSVPVMGLGLGSNLIVRDGGVPGVVVRLGKPFAKVAADGLTLTCGGGASGILVSSTARDAGIAGVEFLRSIPGTVGGFVRMNGGAYGREVADVLVEAQVVTRDGTLTTFSNADVNYRYRHSDLPEGAIVVSATFRGETGDPASIQAEMDRIAAAREASQPLRSKTGGSTFKNPDGRKAWALVDAAGCRGLRKGDAQVSEKHCNFLLNTGNATSADIEALGEEVRGKVLAQSGVTLEWEIQRVGRA from the coding sequence ATGACCCTTCCGCCGGTCCGTGGCAAGCTGACCGCGAACGCCCCGCTCGCGCCCCTCGTCTGGTTCAAGGCGGGCGGCGCGGCTGAGTGGCTGTTCGAACCGGCCGACACGGACGATCTCTGCAATTTCCTCCGGGCGCTCGACCCGTCGGTGCCGGTGATGGGGCTGGGCCTCGGTTCCAACCTGATCGTCCGCGATGGCGGCGTGCCCGGTGTCGTCGTCCGCCTCGGCAAACCGTTCGCCAAGGTTGCGGCGGACGGGCTGACGCTGACCTGCGGTGGCGGGGCGAGCGGCATTCTCGTCTCCTCGACCGCGCGCGATGCCGGGATCGCCGGGGTCGAGTTCCTGCGTTCGATCCCCGGAACGGTCGGTGGTTTCGTGCGGATGAACGGCGGCGCCTATGGCCGCGAGGTAGCCGACGTGCTGGTCGAGGCGCAGGTCGTTACCCGCGACGGCACGCTGACGACGTTTTCGAACGCCGACGTCAACTACCGCTACCGCCATAGCGACCTGCCCGAAGGCGCGATCGTCGTGTCCGCGACCTTTCGCGGCGAGACGGGCGATCCGGCCTCGATCCAGGCCGAAATGGACCGCATCGCGGCGGCCCGCGAAGCCTCGCAACCGCTCCGCAGCAAGACCGGCGGTTCCACCTTCAAGAACCCGGACGGGCGCAAGGCGTGGGCGCTCGTCGACGCCGCTGGCTGTCGGGGCTTGCGCAAGGGCGACGCGCAGGTATCGGAAAAACACTGCAATTTCCTGCTCAACACCGGCAACGCCACCAGCGCCGATATCGAGGCATTGGGCGAGGAAGTCCGCGGGAAGGTGCTGGCGCAATCGGGCGTAACGCTGGAATGGGAAATCCAGCGGGTAGGGCGGGCGTGA
- a CDS encoding D-alanine--D-alanine ligase — protein sequence MGGWSSEREVSLMSGAGVATALESLGHKVTRIDMDRNIAARLTEAKPDLVFNALHGSPGEDGTVQGMMDLMGLRYTHSGLATSVIAIDKVLTKHALVPAGVPMPGGRIVRTEELFERDPLPRPYVLKPVSEGSSVGVAIVTDDSNYGNPIAQASKGPWQEFDELLAEPFIRGRELTTAVLGDRALGVTELKPKSGFYDYDSKYTDGLTEHVCPADIPDDIAQACMAYAVTAHRVLGCKGASRTDFRWDDERGIDGLFVLETNTQPGMTPLSLVPEQARHVGMSYEALVGWIVEEAMR from the coding sequence ATGGGCGGCTGGTCGTCGGAACGCGAAGTCTCGCTCATGTCCGGCGCCGGCGTCGCGACTGCGCTGGAGTCGCTCGGCCATAAGGTCACCCGCATCGACATGGACCGGAACATCGCTGCCCGCCTGACCGAAGCGAAGCCCGACCTCGTCTTCAACGCGCTCCATGGCTCACCCGGCGAGGACGGCACGGTGCAGGGCATGATGGACCTGATGGGGCTGCGCTACACTCATAGCGGCCTAGCGACCTCGGTCATCGCAATCGACAAGGTGCTGACCAAGCACGCGCTCGTGCCCGCGGGCGTCCCGATGCCCGGCGGGCGCATCGTCAGGACCGAGGAACTGTTCGAACGCGACCCGCTCCCACGCCCCTATGTCCTGAAGCCGGTGAGCGAAGGCTCCTCGGTCGGCGTCGCCATCGTCACCGACGACAGCAATTACGGCAATCCGATCGCGCAAGCCTCGAAGGGTCCGTGGCAGGAATTCGACGAACTCCTTGCCGAACCCTTCATCCGTGGCCGCGAACTGACCACCGCCGTGCTCGGCGACCGCGCGCTGGGCGTGACCGAACTGAAGCCCAAGAGCGGTTTCTACGATTACGACAGCAAGTACACCGACGGCCTGACCGAACATGTCTGCCCCGCCGACATTCCCGACGACATCGCGCAGGCGTGCATGGCCTATGCCGTCACTGCCCACCGCGTGCTGGGCTGCAAGGGCGCCTCGCGCACCGATTTCCGCTGGGACGACGAACGCGGCATCGACGGCCTCTTCGTGCTCGAAACCAATACCCAGCCGGGCATGACCCCGCTAAGCCTCGTCCCCGAACAGGCGCGCCATGTCGGCATGAGCTACGAAGCCCTTGTAGGCTGGATCGTGGAAGAGGCGATGCGATGA
- a CDS encoding cell division protein FtsQ/DivIB, translating into MTQTGKRVVQTRTVKPKRRVQAKRPVRASVLDQAVAALPGGAATARRIVGWSLTAGAGAIALALANWFGLFGAIGVAAAEAVGAAGFRVEQIEVTGLKRMDATSVYAVALDQRSRAMPLVDLDATRQKLLDYGWIADARVSRRLPDTLVVDVVERDPAAVWQNKGQLMLIDEGGVLLDGVQPNKMPRLPLVIGDGANAQEPAYRKLMAAAPALKPVVKAAVWVGNRRWDILFQTGERLVLPEGDKESARALVKFAQLDGTLGLLGKGYDRFDLRDPTKLVVRMKHATPDNGDDGTEQGNAASIAKPVEGD; encoded by the coding sequence ATGACCCAGACCGGCAAGCGCGTCGTCCAGACCCGCACCGTCAAGCCCAAGCGCCGCGTGCAGGCCAAGCGCCCGGTGCGCGCCTCGGTCCTCGATCAGGCGGTCGCCGCGCTTCCCGGCGGGGCGGCGACGGCGCGTCGCATCGTCGGCTGGAGCCTCACCGCCGGCGCCGGCGCGATTGCCCTCGCGCTTGCCAACTGGTTCGGCCTGTTCGGCGCGATCGGCGTTGCCGCGGCAGAAGCGGTCGGTGCGGCGGGCTTTCGCGTCGAACAGATCGAGGTGACCGGCCTCAAGCGGATGGACGCGACCTCGGTTTATGCTGTCGCGCTCGACCAGCGCTCGCGGGCAATGCCGCTGGTCGATCTCGACGCCACGCGGCAGAAATTGCTCGATTATGGCTGGATCGCCGATGCCCGCGTCTCGCGCCGGCTGCCCGATACGCTGGTCGTCGATGTGGTCGAACGCGACCCCGCCGCCGTGTGGCAGAACAAGGGCCAACTGATGCTGATCGATGAGGGCGGCGTGCTCCTCGACGGCGTACAGCCCAACAAGATGCCGCGCCTGCCGCTGGTCATCGGCGACGGCGCCAATGCGCAGGAACCGGCCTATCGCAAGCTGATGGCCGCAGCACCCGCCCTCAAGCCCGTCGTGAAGGCGGCGGTGTGGGTCGGCAATCGCCGCTGGGACATTCTTTTCCAGACCGGCGAGCGGCTGGTCCTGCCCGAAGGCGACAAGGAATCGGCCCGCGCGCTGGTGAAGTTCGCGCAACTCGACGGGACGCTCGGCCTGCTGGGCAAGGGCTATGACCGGTTCGACCTGCGCGACCCGACCAAGCTGGTCGTGCGGATGAAGCATGCGACACCGGATAACGGTGACGACGGCACTGAACAGGGCAATGCCGCGTCGATCGCGAAACCGGTCGAAGGCGACTGA
- the ftsA gene encoding cell division protein FtsA has translation MAKVAPEGIITALDIGTSKVSALIAKPGEGGELTVLGTGQRESRGVKRGYIADMKATETAVREAVEQAERIAGFNIEDVWVSFSAGGLVSDIVKLEVDLGGHRVEQSDIDALLKAGRNAIDPGQRMVLHAQPMRYTLDGLGGVKEPKGLHADRLGVEIHVVATEGSPVRNLDLCVRSAHLETKSIVAAPVATGLACLSEEERELGVALVEIGAGITNVSVFANGVLTGLASIAMGASDITDDVASAFGTNRAQAERLKCFYGSANMSPRDNHDMIDVAPVRADEDAEGTRITRAQLITTIRQRLERLVAEISKELRRLNFDDPVGRQVVLTGGGAELKGIADYAQQALGRPVRVGRARGLAALPDAHSGPGFATLAGLAMFAASNPVDLRALQPTQQMVSRPSTGALFQRLLTAFRANY, from the coding sequence ATGGCGAAGGTAGCACCGGAAGGGATCATCACCGCGCTCGACATCGGCACGTCGAAGGTGTCCGCGCTGATCGCGAAGCCGGGTGAGGGCGGCGAACTGACCGTGCTCGGCACCGGCCAGCGCGAAAGCCGTGGCGTCAAGCGCGGCTATATCGCCGATATGAAGGCGACCGAGACGGCGGTCCGCGAAGCGGTCGAACAGGCCGAACGTATCGCCGGCTTCAATATCGAGGATGTGTGGGTCAGCTTCTCGGCCGGCGGCCTCGTGTCCGATATCGTCAAATTGGAAGTGGACCTCGGTGGCCACCGCGTCGAACAGTCGGATATCGACGCGCTGTTGAAGGCCGGTCGCAACGCGATCGATCCGGGCCAGCGCATGGTGCTGCATGCCCAGCCGATGCGCTATACGCTCGATGGCCTTGGCGGGGTGAAGGAGCCGAAGGGGCTGCACGCCGACCGGCTGGGCGTCGAGATCCATGTCGTCGCCACCGAAGGATCGCCGGTCCGCAACCTCGACCTGTGCGTCCGCTCGGCGCATCTCGAAACCAAGTCGATCGTCGCGGCGCCGGTCGCAACCGGGCTGGCCTGCCTGTCCGAAGAGGAGCGTGAACTGGGCGTCGCGCTGGTCGAAATCGGCGCGGGCATCACCAACGTCTCGGTGTTCGCCAACGGCGTCCTGACCGGCCTCGCCTCGATCGCGATGGGCGCCAGCGACATCACCGACGACGTCGCCTCCGCCTTCGGCACCAACCGGGCGCAGGCCGAACGGCTGAAATGCTTCTACGGTTCGGCCAACATGTCCCCGCGCGACAATCACGACATGATCGACGTCGCACCCGTGCGCGCCGACGAGGATGCGGAGGGCACGCGCATCACCCGCGCACAGCTCATCACCACGATCCGCCAGCGGCTGGAACGGCTGGTCGCCGAAATCTCGAAGGAACTGCGCCGCCTGAACTTCGACGATCCGGTCGGGCGACAGGTCGTACTGACCGGCGGCGGGGCGGAGCTGAAGGGCATCGCCGATTATGCGCAACAGGCGCTGGGTCGCCCGGTCCGGGTCGGCCGTGCGCGGGGCCTCGCCGCGCTGCCCGATGCGCATTCGGGCCCCGGATTCGCGACGCTCGCCGGCCTCGCCATGTTCGCCGCGTCGAACCCGGTCGACCTGCGCGCGTTGCAGCCGACCCAGCAAATGGTGTCGCGCCCCAGTACGGGGGCGCTGTTCCAGCGTCTGTTGACCGCATTCCGCGCCAACTATTGA
- the ftsZ gene encoding cell division protein FtsZ yields MSIEFLAPDVDELTPRITVIGVGGAGGNAIANMIRAEVQGVEFLVANTDAQALKQSEAPQRIQLGAKITQGLGAGSRPEIGRAAAEETIEQVQKSLEGAHMCFIAAGMGGGTGTGAAPVIAKAAREMGILTVGVVTRPFAFEGKRRAKSAEAGIEELQKYVDTLIVIPNQNLFLIANANTTFKQAFEMADEVLQQGVRGITDLMVMPGLINLDFADVRSVMQEMGKAMMGTGEAEGDNRAIEAAQQAIANPLLDGVSLNGAKGVIVSITGGDDMRLLEVDEAANHIRELVDDDANIIWGSAFNTELEGKIRVSVVATGIEDEAPSQAQPAPAQAEPTRAFSFNAPRRPAAPTAHAAAPVAPSGAAAEHLEEAPAPAPMDRFPQGISQPSVSERVVPHSAYDTPATAAQDEDELVLGAEQAAAPMPAPTPASDFGTSSNDGRRRWLTPDAPAEAPREEAAPARKPGGTLFERMANAGRAPARGTDDAKEPLDIPRFLHRQNNQ; encoded by the coding sequence ATGAGCATCGAATTTCTGGCACCCGACGTCGACGAACTGACCCCGCGCATCACCGTGATCGGCGTCGGCGGGGCCGGCGGCAACGCGATCGCGAACATGATCCGTGCCGAGGTGCAGGGGGTCGAGTTCCTCGTCGCCAACACCGACGCGCAGGCGCTGAAGCAGTCGGAAGCGCCGCAGCGTATTCAGCTGGGTGCGAAGATCACGCAAGGGCTGGGCGCCGGCAGCCGTCCCGAAATCGGACGTGCGGCGGCCGAGGAAACGATCGAGCAGGTGCAGAAGTCGCTTGAGGGCGCGCACATGTGCTTCATCGCCGCCGGCATGGGCGGCGGCACCGGCACCGGCGCCGCTCCCGTGATCGCCAAGGCCGCGCGCGAGATGGGCATCCTGACCGTCGGCGTCGTGACCCGTCCCTTCGCATTCGAGGGCAAGCGCCGCGCGAAGTCGGCCGAGGCCGGCATCGAGGAACTTCAGAAGTACGTCGACACGCTGATCGTCATCCCGAACCAGAACCTGTTCTTGATCGCGAACGCCAACACGACCTTCAAGCAAGCCTTTGAAATGGCGGACGAAGTGTTGCAGCAGGGCGTGCGCGGCATCACCGACCTGATGGTCATGCCCGGCCTGATCAACCTCGACTTCGCCGACGTGCGGTCGGTGATGCAGGAAATGGGCAAGGCGATGATGGGCACCGGCGAGGCCGAAGGTGACAACCGCGCGATCGAGGCGGCGCAGCAGGCGATCGCCAACCCGCTGCTCGACGGCGTGTCGCTGAACGGTGCCAAGGGCGTGATCGTGTCGATCACCGGCGGCGACGACATGCGCCTGCTCGAAGTCGACGAAGCCGCGAACCACATCCGCGAACTGGTCGACGACGACGCCAACATCATCTGGGGTTCGGCGTTCAACACCGAACTGGAAGGCAAGATCCGCGTCTCGGTCGTCGCGACCGGCATCGAGGACGAAGCCCCGTCACAGGCCCAGCCGGCTCCGGCCCAGGCCGAACCGACCCGCGCCTTCTCGTTCAACGCGCCGCGCCGGCCGGCCGCGCCGACCGCTCACGCCGCCGCCCCGGTCGCGCCGAGCGGTGCCGCCGCCGAACATCTGGAAGAAGCGCCGGCGCCTGCGCCGATGGATCGTTTCCCGCAGGGCATCAGCCAGCCGTCGGTGTCGGAACGCGTCGTGCCGCACTCGGCCTATGACACGCCCGCCACGGCGGCGCAGGACGAGGACGAACTGGTGCTGGGCGCCGAACAGGCCGCAGCCCCGATGCCCGCGCCGACCCCGGCGAGCGACTTCGGTACCTCGTCGAACGACGGCCGCCGCCGCTGGCTGACCCCGGACGCTCCGGCCGAAGCCCCACGCGAGGAAGCGGCCCCGGCGCGCAAGCCCGGCGGCACGCTGTTCGAACGCATGGCCAATGCCGGCCGCGCACCCGCCCGCGGCACCGACGATGCCAAGGAACCGCTGGACATCCCGCGCTTCCTGCACCGCCAGAACAACCAGTAA
- a CDS encoding SPOR domain-containing protein: MTQFNPLRVALLLATAAPLPVLAQPGAIVQPLTPNADRLSEQMRILGRSPNDVSALIEAGRLSGKLGDTDAAMQFLARAEKVAPNDPRIRAARGISLVAMERPGEALAMFASAERAGVSMTPYLAERGLAYDLLGRGSLAQADYRQALRAGEDDELTRRLALSLGIDGNLAESTAVLNPLLQKGDRAAWRVRAFVLAMSGDAAGADKITASMLPGFSASLSPFFRRLPQLAGADRAFAVHYGRLAPSPERLADARLAPPLPAPVRTAPVALASATPAAPVATTARTVTRAPTMAERRAERQRQAQAAQQAQADAARRAADVQAQQLAQARADEAARRAALAQRQQVAAQQAEQARIAEATRVEAQRVAARQAEERRLAAEALAARDRAEQAARPPVQVASAPVPVTIVDRPAEPAPTPPAAAPVEVASVAPPAAAPAVSSAAATVAARTPSNDDVLARIIRNLDIPASELGVGPPPAPVAAPASSAALAADAETARRAAEAREATARAAEAAEAKKLAAARAATAKKAAEAKRIADEKKAAAAEAAREAQAKRADPERHWVQVAGGANVAGLPAAWGIMAGKAPALKGRQAWTTPLRATNRLLTGPFKSDAEAQDFVNTLRKSGVQAFTFTSEAGQKVARVPVK, encoded by the coding sequence ATGACCCAGTTCAACCCGCTCCGCGTCGCGCTTCTGCTCGCCACCGCCGCGCCTCTGCCCGTGCTGGCGCAGCCCGGTGCGATCGTCCAGCCGCTGACCCCCAATGCCGACCGGCTGTCGGAACAGATGCGCATCCTCGGTCGCAGCCCGAACGACGTCTCGGCGCTGATCGAGGCGGGGCGGCTATCGGGCAAACTGGGCGATACCGACGCGGCGATGCAGTTCCTTGCGCGTGCCGAAAAGGTCGCGCCCAACGACCCCCGCATCCGCGCCGCGCGCGGCATTTCGCTGGTGGCGATGGAGCGTCCGGGCGAGGCGCTGGCGATGTTCGCCTCCGCCGAGCGGGCCGGAGTGTCGATGACGCCCTACCTCGCCGAGCGCGGTCTGGCCTATGACCTGCTCGGTCGCGGTTCGCTCGCGCAGGCCGACTATCGACAGGCGTTGCGGGCCGGCGAGGACGATGAACTCACCCGCCGCCTTGCCCTGTCGCTCGGCATCGACGGCAACCTCGCCGAATCGACCGCGGTGCTGAACCCGCTGCTGCAAAAGGGCGACCGTGCCGCCTGGCGGGTGCGGGCCTTCGTCCTCGCCATGTCGGGCGATGCGGCCGGCGCGGACAAGATCACCGCCAGCATGCTGCCGGGCTTCTCGGCCAGCCTCTCGCCCTTCTTCCGCCGCCTGCCACAGCTGGCCGGCGCGGACCGGGCGTTCGCCGTCCATTACGGTCGTCTCGCGCCCAGCCCGGAACGGCTGGCCGACGCCCGGCTAGCCCCGCCGCTGCCCGCGCCGGTCCGAACCGCGCCGGTCGCGCTCGCGTCCGCTACCCCCGCAGCGCCGGTCGCCACGACGGCGCGCACCGTCACGCGCGCGCCTACCATGGCCGAACGCCGGGCCGAGCGGCAGCGGCAGGCACAGGCGGCGCAACAGGCCCAGGCCGATGCCGCCCGCCGCGCCGCCGACGTCCAGGCGCAACAGCTCGCCCAGGCCCGTGCCGACGAAGCCGCCCGCCGCGCTGCGCTGGCCCAGCGGCAGCAGGTCGCCGCGCAACAGGCCGAACAGGCGCGCATCGCCGAAGCGACCCGGGTCGAGGCACAGCGCGTCGCCGCACGTCAGGCTGAGGAACGCCGCCTCGCTGCCGAAGCGCTCGCTGCCCGCGACCGCGCCGAACAGGCTGCCCGTCCGCCGGTCCAGGTCGCATCCGCCCCGGTTCCGGTGACCATCGTCGATCGCCCGGCGGAACCCGCCCCGACACCGCCCGCCGCCGCTCCGGTGGAAGTCGCCAGCGTTGCCCCGCCGGCCGCAGCCCCCGCCGTCTCCAGCGCCGCCGCTACGGTCGCGGCTCGCACGCCGTCGAACGACGACGTGCTCGCCCGCATCATCCGCAACCTCGATATCCCGGCGTCCGAACTGGGCGTCGGCCCGCCGCCGGCGCCGGTCGCGGCTCCGGCCAGCAGCGCCGCCCTAGCCGCCGACGCGGAGACCGCGCGCCGTGCCGCCGAGGCGCGTGAAGCCACCGCCCGCGCCGCCGAAGCCGCCGAGGCGAAGAAGCTCGCCGCCGCGCGTGCCGCCACCGCCAAGAAGGCAGCCGAAGCCAAGCGGATCGCCGATGAGAAGAAGGCCGCCGCCGCCGAAGCCGCGCGCGAGGCGCAGGCCAAGCGCGCCGATCCCGAACGCCACTGGGTACAGGTCGCCGGTGGCGCCAATGTCGCCGGCCTGCCCGCCGCATGGGGCATCATGGCCGGCAAGGCGCCGGCGCTGAAGGGTCGGCAGGCATGGACCACGCCGCTGCGCGCCACCAACCGCCTTCTGACCGGGCCGTTCAAGAGCGATGCGGAGGCGCAGGACTTCGTCAACACGCTGCGCAAATCGGGGGTGCAGGCCTTCACCTTCACCAGCGAGGCGGGGCAGAAGGTCGCGCGGGTCCCGGTCAAGTGA
- a CDS encoding deoxyguanosinetriphosphate triphosphohydrolase: MRASYAADPQAHGGRLHPEPGDATRGPRDAFQRDRDRIIHSISFRRLRHKTQVFMAPDGDHFRVRLTHSLEVAQIGRAVARTLGLNEDLTEALCLAHDIGHPPFGHAGEDALEAAMATHGGFDHNGQTLRTLTWLDSPYPRWRGLNLTWDTLEGLAKHNGPIPTPGWALAEADAAHGLRLNEWPSLEAQIAAIADDIAYDNHDIDDGLRAGLLTLDQLLEVPFVAAGWDAVRARFPDVPAARLVGELTRSQIGSMVNDLIAETKRRVGVAGVETVADVRAAGQCLAHFSPEMAEAERTLKRFMYANLYHHPRQLAAAAMAETVVAGLFAAYHADPSAMHDGWRETLPEAEPERSRHIADYIAGMTDRFAVRSYRQVVGPIDLPDGF, from the coding sequence GTGAGGGCATCCTATGCCGCCGACCCGCAGGCGCATGGCGGGCGGCTCCACCCCGAACCGGGCGATGCGACTCGCGGCCCGCGCGACGCGTTCCAGCGCGACCGCGACCGGATTATCCATTCGATCAGCTTCCGGCGTCTCCGCCACAAGACGCAGGTGTTCATGGCGCCCGATGGCGACCATTTCCGCGTCCGGCTGACCCACAGCCTTGAGGTCGCGCAGATCGGCCGTGCCGTCGCCCGCACGCTCGGCCTGAACGAGGATCTGACCGAGGCCTTGTGCCTCGCCCACGATATCGGCCACCCACCGTTCGGCCATGCCGGGGAGGACGCGCTGGAGGCGGCGATGGCGACCCATGGCGGTTTCGACCATAATGGTCAGACGTTGCGCACGCTGACCTGGCTCGACAGCCCCTATCCGCGCTGGCGGGGGCTGAACCTGACCTGGGACACGCTGGAGGGGCTGGCGAAGCATAACGGCCCGATCCCGACCCCCGGCTGGGCGTTGGCCGAAGCCGACGCGGCACACGGCCTGCGCCTGAACGAATGGCCGTCGCTGGAGGCGCAGATCGCGGCGATCGCCGACGATATCGCCTATGACAATCACGACATCGACGATGGTCTCCGCGCCGGGCTGCTGACGCTCGACCAGTTGTTGGAGGTGCCGTTCGTCGCCGCCGGATGGGATGCCGTCCGCGCCCGCTTTCCGGACGTGCCAGCGGCGCGGCTGGTCGGTGAACTCACCCGCTCGCAGATCGGATCGATGGTCAACGACCTTATCGCCGAGACGAAGCGTCGCGTGGGCGTCGCGGGCGTCGAAACCGTCGCCGACGTCCGCGCGGCGGGCCAGTGCCTCGCCCATTTCTCGCCCGAGATGGCGGAAGCCGAGCGGACGCTGAAGCGCTTCATGTACGCCAATCTCTACCACCACCCGCGTCAGCTGGCGGCGGCGGCGATGGCGGAAACGGTCGTTGCCGGCCTGTTCGCGGCCTATCATGCCGATCCGTCGGCGATGCACGATGGCTGGCGCGAGACGCTGCCGGAGGCGGAGCCGGAGCGCAGTCGCCACATCGCCGACTATATCGCCGGCATGACCGACCGGTTCGCGGTGCGCAGCTATCGGCAGGTCGTCGGCCCGATCGACCTGCCCGACGGATTCTGA
- a CDS encoding DUF1800 domain-containing protein, whose product MALAEIAWNRFGLGARGDAVPPADPRRWLVDQFDRWNPRPPALGGIATSGVAGQAVAQARSELRMVRQERRAAMTDAAAMPMAADPPDICAAQIRRGVRQFYLDGVAARTAAAVASDTPFVERLTHFWSNHFAVSADKLEVTGLAAAFEFDAIRPHVLGRFHDLLLAVEHHPAMLLYLDQAQSVGPDSPFGQRRMGGRAGLNENLAREILELHTLGVRTGYAQADVTELARALTGWTVAGLGRGGPRIVPRQPGEAVFAPALHQPGGRQILGKRYAEGGAGQSAAVLADLAVHPATAKHIATKLVRHFIADDPPPAAVARVEQAFLSSRGDLPTVYRALVAAPEGWTTAPAKFRTPWEWTVATLRAIDAPATEGRGLVNLFAQLGQPIWRPGQPIGFDDIAASWAGPDALMRRVEAAERLVGRLREPPDPRALATRLFPDSLASATAAAIARAESPAQGLALLFVAPQFLRR is encoded by the coding sequence ATGGCGCTTGCGGAGATTGCATGGAACCGGTTCGGGCTGGGCGCGCGCGGCGATGCGGTGCCGCCGGCCGATCCGAGACGCTGGCTGGTCGACCAGTTCGATCGCTGGAACCCGCGCCCGCCCGCGCTGGGCGGCATCGCGACGAGCGGCGTGGCGGGGCAGGCGGTCGCGCAGGCCCGCAGCGAACTGCGCATGGTCCGGCAGGAACGCCGGGCGGCCATGACCGACGCCGCCGCCATGCCGATGGCGGCCGACCCGCCCGACATTTGCGCGGCGCAGATCCGGCGCGGCGTCCGCCAATTCTACCTCGATGGCGTTGCCGCCCGGACCGCGGCTGCGGTGGCCAGCGACACGCCCTTCGTCGAACGCCTCACCCATTTCTGGTCGAACCATTTCGCGGTATCGGCGGACAAGCTGGAGGTGACCGGCCTTGCCGCCGCCTTCGAATTCGACGCGATCCGCCCGCATGTCCTGGGGCGTTTCCACGACCTGCTGCTGGCGGTCGAGCATCATCCGGCGATGCTGCTATACCTTGATCAGGCGCAGTCGGTCGGTCCCGACAGCCCGTTCGGCCAGCGGCGGATGGGCGGCCGCGCCGGGCTGAACGAAAATCTGGCGCGCGAGATACTGGAGCTGCACACGCTGGGCGTCCGGACCGGCTATGCGCAGGCCGACGTCACCGAACTGGCGCGTGCGCTCACCGGCTGGACCGTGGCCGGGCTGGGACGGGGCGGGCCGCGGATCGTGCCGCGCCAGCCGGGCGAGGCGGTGTTCGCCCCGGCGCTGCACCAGCCGGGCGGGCGTCAGATTCTCGGCAAGCGCTATGCCGAAGGCGGGGCAGGGCAGTCGGCCGCGGTGCTCGCCGATTTGGCGGTCCATCCCGCGACCGCGAAGCACATCGCGACGAAACTGGTCCGCCACTTCATTGCCGACGATCCGCCGCCTGCCGCCGTCGCGCGGGTCGAACAGGCATTCCTGTCGTCGCGTGGTGACCTGCCGACCGTCTACCGCGCGCTGGTCGCCGCCCCTGAAGGTTGGACGACGGCCCCGGCCAAGTTCCGTACCCCATGGGAATGGACCGTCGCCACCCTCCGCGCCATCGATGCGCCCGCTACGGAAGGACGGGGGCTGGTCAATCTCTTCGCGCAACTCGGCCAGCCGATCTGGCGGCCGGGGCAGCCGATCGGGTTCGACGACATCGCCGCCAGCTGGGCCGGACCGGACGCGCTGATGCGCCGGGTCGAGGCGGCGGAACGTCTCGTCGGCCGCTTGCGCGAACCGCCCGATCCGCGCGCACTGGCGACGCGGCTGTTTCCCGACAGTCTCGCATCCGCAACTGCCGCCGCCATCGCTCGCGCCGAAAGCCCGGCACAGGGCCTCGCGCTGTTGTTCGTCGCGCCCCAGTTCCTGCGGAGATAA